In Pelosinus sp. UFO1, one genomic interval encodes:
- the queD gene encoding 6-carboxytetrahydropterin synthase QueD, with protein sequence MFELTIAVNFEAAHCIRNYPGKCSRIHGHNWKVEVNIYGSKLDELGMLIDFGDLKAAVNDIMLNLDHYYLNEIEPFCKINPTAENLAQYIYEKLAETAVFNPDVKLRSVRVWESPNSAAAYTQEA encoded by the coding sequence ATGTTTGAATTAACAATTGCAGTTAATTTTGAAGCTGCTCATTGTATTAGAAATTATCCAGGAAAGTGCAGCCGCATACATGGTCATAATTGGAAGGTAGAAGTAAATATTTATGGTAGTAAACTAGATGAATTAGGAATGTTAATCGACTTTGGTGATTTAAAGGCAGCAGTAAATGATATTATGCTAAATTTAGATCATTATTATCTTAATGAAATTGAGCCATTTTGCAAAATAAACCCTACGGCAGAAAACCTTGCCCAATACATATATGAAAAGCTGGCTGAAACAGCAGTTTTTAATCCGGATGTAAAATTACGTTCCGTTAGAGTATGGGAATCGCCGAATTCAGCAGCGGCTTATACCCAGGAGGCTTAG
- the surE gene encoding 5'/3'-nucleotidase SurE produces the protein MRILLTNDDGIDAAGIQALWKELSKIAEVVVVAPDSERSATSQAITVHSPIRVDKYCSEGSSLCGWRIGGTPADCVKIALETLISEKQDFVISGINHGPNLGTDVLYSGTVSAAIEGALHGVPSVAVSLDSWESYDFTPAAEYTSKLIQNIARRSLPPNTLLNVNVPALPTEQIDGVAVTKLGVREYANIFEPRRDPRGRTYYWMGGNIVENENDPDSDIVAVNMSKISITPIHFDLTNYGIMDILKSWNL, from the coding sequence TTGCGTATTTTATTAACAAACGATGATGGAATTGATGCAGCTGGTATTCAAGCTCTTTGGAAAGAACTTTCTAAGATAGCCGAAGTCGTAGTAGTGGCACCAGATAGTGAACGTAGTGCTACTAGCCAAGCGATTACTGTACATAGCCCTATACGGGTAGATAAATATTGTTCTGAAGGTTCTTCCCTTTGTGGCTGGCGTATAGGTGGTACTCCTGCCGATTGTGTAAAGATTGCTTTAGAAACTTTAATTAGTGAAAAACAAGATTTTGTAATATCGGGAATTAATCATGGTCCTAATCTCGGCACAGATGTATTATATTCTGGAACAGTGAGTGCTGCAATAGAAGGTGCTTTGCATGGCGTACCATCAGTGGCAGTCTCACTTGATTCTTGGGAATCTTATGACTTTACACCAGCGGCTGAATATACGAGCAAATTAATACAGAATATAGCTCGACGCTCATTACCACCAAATACTTTATTGAATGTTAATGTACCTGCACTCCCAACAGAACAAATTGATGGCGTAGCAGTCACTAAATTGGGTGTAAGGGAGTATGCAAATATTTTTGAACCTAGACGTGACCCTAGAGGGCGCACCTACTATTGGATGGGTGGTAACATTGTCGAAAATGAAAATGATCCGGATAGTGATATTGTTGCTGTGAACATGTCAAAAATTTCGATTACACCAATTCATTTTGACCTAACTAATTATGGCATTATGGATATATTAAAAAGTTGGAATTTATAA
- the pssA gene encoding CDP-diacylglycerol--serine O-phosphatidyltransferase has translation MRSIIPNALTALNLVLGVCAIISTFNGEFYRAALFVVAAMISDGLDGRVARYLKVSSEFGKELDSLCDLVSFGVAPAILAYAFLLKDFGIIGYIVAAFFATCGALRLARFNVNAGTVKGYFMGLPIPAAGCVVATFIMLGIKPEGWIFPIIVTIFAYLMVSTIKYPDFKGKGEKIRIIPAIITIFISGYILFITKDAILFSPFFAYALFGILNTVFGLFDSKSVT, from the coding sequence ATGAGAAGCATAATTCCAAATGCTTTGACAGCTTTAAATTTGGTCTTAGGTGTATGTGCAATTATTTCTACCTTTAATGGTGAGTTCTATCGAGCAGCATTATTTGTCGTGGCAGCAATGATTAGCGATGGATTAGATGGTAGAGTAGCTAGATATTTAAAGGTGAGTAGTGAGTTTGGCAAAGAGTTAGATTCTTTGTGTGATTTAGTATCATTTGGTGTAGCGCCTGCAATTTTAGCATATGCCTTTTTATTAAAAGATTTTGGTATTATTGGATATATTGTTGCTGCGTTTTTTGCAACTTGTGGTGCATTACGTTTAGCACGTTTTAATGTTAATGCAGGCACGGTCAAAGGATATTTTATGGGATTACCAATTCCAGCAGCTGGTTGTGTAGTAGCTACATTTATTATGCTTGGGATTAAACCTGAGGGATGGATATTTCCAATAATAGTTACTATCTTTGCTTACTTGATGGTTAGTACGATAAAATATCCTGACTTTAAAGGCAAAGGTGAAAAAATTAGAATTATTCCAGCTATAATAACGATTTTTATATCGGGCTATATTCTTTTTATCACAAAAGATGCAATCCTATTTTCACCATTTTTTGCATATGCTTTATTTGGGATTCTGAATACTGTTTTTGGGTTATTCGATTCTAAATCTGTTACGTAA
- a CDS encoding glycosyltransferase family 2 protein: MNYISDYIMIPLQLIIVFFTLYYFIIAFFGIWRKKEIKILTPKNSFAVIVAAHNEEQVIGQLVENLHVLKYPRELYDIFVIADNCKDNTAEIARKSGAIVYERFNLEQRGKGYAMEWMFAKLFKLQRNYDGVVIFDADNLVDRNFLLEMNNRLCKGEKVIQGYLDSKNPHDTWIAGTFAISFWVVNHIWHLAKYNIGLSSVLGGTGMCISTEVLRKFGWGATCLTEDMEFTMKVLLKGIPTTWAHDAIVYDEKPLTFEQSWRQRKRWAQGHFDIAGRYIPSMLYEGIKQRDIRILDGVLHLFQPYFLILSTSFVLMSYVYTIFPFYTNIINKVLPVEVMTAIGVGQYLFPVLVLAQIGAKGKSWWYLIFYPLFVYSWIPITILGFIHRNDREWSHTQHTRSISYKDVLLTQKNEFTKEDFLGKQAVK, translated from the coding sequence ATGAATTATATTTCTGACTATATTATGATCCCGTTACAACTTATTATAGTATTTTTTACTTTATATTATTTTATTATCGCTTTTTTTGGTATATGGCGCAAAAAAGAAATCAAAATTTTGACACCTAAAAACAGCTTTGCTGTTATTGTCGCTGCACATAATGAGGAACAGGTAATTGGGCAATTAGTGGAAAATCTCCATGTATTAAAATATCCTCGTGAGCTATATGATATTTTTGTTATTGCTGATAATTGCAAAGATAATACAGCAGAAATTGCTCGAAAATCAGGTGCAATTGTTTATGAACGATTTAACCTAGAACAACGTGGTAAAGGGTATGCCATGGAGTGGATGTTTGCAAAGCTTTTTAAATTGCAACGTAATTATGATGGTGTAGTTATATTTGATGCGGATAATTTAGTGGATCGAAATTTTCTGTTAGAAATGAACAATCGATTATGTAAAGGTGAAAAAGTAATTCAGGGATATCTTGATTCTAAAAATCCTCATGATACCTGGATTGCAGGTACCTTTGCTATTTCATTTTGGGTAGTCAACCATATTTGGCATTTAGCGAAATATAATATTGGGTTATCAAGTGTTCTTGGTGGCACTGGTATGTGTATATCTACTGAAGTACTGCGTAAGTTTGGTTGGGGAGCAACCTGCCTTACCGAAGACATGGAATTTACAATGAAGGTACTGCTTAAAGGAATTCCGACCACCTGGGCACATGATGCCATTGTATATGATGAAAAGCCATTAACCTTTGAACAGTCTTGGCGGCAACGTAAACGCTGGGCGCAAGGACATTTTGATATAGCTGGTAGATATATTCCAAGTATGCTATATGAGGGAATTAAACAACGTGATATTAGAATATTAGATGGAGTATTACATTTGTTTCAACCCTATTTTTTAATCTTATCGACTAGTTTTGTTTTAATGAGCTATGTATATACCATCTTCCCCTTTTATACTAATATTATAAACAAAGTATTGCCTGTAGAAGTTATGACAGCGATAGGTGTTGGTCAATACTTATTTCCAGTACTTGTCTTAGCGCAAATTGGTGCTAAAGGGAAATCTTGGTGGTATTTGATTTTTTATCCACTTTTTGTTTATAGTTGGATACCTATTACTATTTTAGGTTTTATACATCGTAATGATCGTGAGTGGAGCCATACTCAGCATACACGGAGCATTAGTTATAAGGATGTATTGCTAACACAAAAAAATGAATTCACTAAAGAAGATTTTTTAGGCAAGCAAGCTGTTAAATAA
- a CDS encoding phosphatidylserine decarboxylase family protein: MVKAPIVKEGYIYIVVLAIITVVIYVTVDPYWSIIPAVLMGFITFFFRNPKRKIPYDNSLVLSPADGKVMSVCEVYDDQFLNQVGLKVTIFLSVFDVHVNRSPIAGEIKFQQYTCGRFRPAYKESVGCENERHSIGIENDNMKVLVTQIAGILARRIVSWVTLGSILQLGERYGLIKFASCTEVIVPKTVEILVKKGDRVKGGETVIGRLLQ, from the coding sequence ATGGTTAAAGCGCCTATAGTTAAAGAGGGTTACATATACATTGTTGTTCTTGCTATTATTACGGTAGTAATTTATGTAACTGTCGATCCATATTGGAGTATTATCCCTGCTGTTTTAATGGGATTTATTACTTTCTTTTTTCGTAATCCTAAGAGGAAGATTCCTTATGATAATAGTCTAGTTTTATCACCTGCAGATGGTAAGGTAATGAGTGTTTGTGAAGTTTACGATGACCAATTCTTAAATCAAGTAGGCCTTAAGGTGACCATATTTTTATCGGTTTTTGATGTACACGTAAATCGCAGTCCTATTGCCGGTGAAATAAAATTTCAGCAATACACTTGTGGACGGTTTCGACCTGCCTATAAGGAATCTGTAGGGTGTGAAAATGAACGTCACTCTATAGGAATAGAAAATGATAATATGAAAGTATTAGTAACACAGATAGCTGGTATTTTAGCTAGGCGTATTGTTTCTTGGGTTACGCTTGGGAGTATTTTGCAGCTGGGTGAGCGATATGGTTTGATAAAATTTGCATCATGTACAGAAGTGATTGTACCTAAAACAGTAGAAATCCTTGTAAAAAAAGGTGACAGAGTTAAGGGTGGCGAGACAGTTATAGGGAGGTTGTTACAATGA
- a CDS encoding 7-carboxy-7-deazaguanine synthase QueE, translating to MSQNVNVVEIFSSIQGEGQFVGYRQVFVRLAGCNLECEFCDTPSSRTMVNAAQIEKTAGRRDFQTIVNPISVIELSNYINSLLVIPHHSVSFTGGEPLCQAKVLAEILPQIKGRIYLESNGTLPNELELVLPHIDIISMDIKLPSIIRQEMWQEHSEFLRLAATRNVFVKIVVTGSTNTTEFLKAVNLIASVDKNIPLIIQPVTPINNCEGVKPDTVLLYQEQALSSLNDVRVIPQTHKFIGQL from the coding sequence GTGTCTCAAAACGTAAACGTAGTGGAAATATTTTCTTCGATTCAAGGGGAAGGACAATTTGTTGGCTATCGACAAGTATTTGTGCGTTTAGCAGGTTGTAATCTAGAGTGTGAATTTTGCGATACACCTTCCTCAAGAACTATGGTGAACGCGGCTCAGATAGAAAAGACGGCTGGCAGGCGCGATTTTCAGACAATTGTAAATCCAATTTCAGTGATAGAGTTGTCAAACTATATTAATAGCTTGTTAGTAATACCTCACCATTCTGTTAGTTTTACCGGTGGAGAACCTTTATGTCAAGCAAAGGTTCTTGCTGAAATCCTCCCCCAAATAAAGGGGCGTATTTATTTAGAAAGCAATGGTACATTACCTAATGAATTGGAACTTGTTTTGCCACATATTGATATCATTAGTATGGACATAAAGTTACCTAGTATAATTCGACAAGAAATGTGGCAAGAGCATAGTGAATTCTTACGTTTAGCTGCTACTCGAAATGTTTTTGTTAAAATAGTAGTTACAGGTAGTACCAATACAACGGAGTTTCTCAAGGCTGTAAATTTGATAGCAAGCGTTGATAAAAATATTCCATTAATAATACAACCGGTGACGCCTATTAACAATTGCGAAGGGGTTAAACCGGATACAGTATTGTTATACCAAGAACAAGCCCTTAGTTCCTTAAATGATGTACGGGTTATTCCGCAAACACATAAATTCATCGGGCAACTATAA
- a CDS encoding TIGR04086 family membrane protein, with product MSKYVRRTRFNTTPQGPGMASLIVKGVFVSIITSLVCTLFLSLVSLVTENTYIDNYMQYVMVGVTMVSIFIGSVYATQKASSRGMVIGIMIGFIYVLISVGIGMEMSQESISPFVLANKVMAGIAVGILGGIVGVNL from the coding sequence GTGTCTAAATATGTTAGGCGGACACGATTCAATACCACACCCCAGGGACCAGGAATGGCTTCATTGATAGTTAAGGGAGTTTTTGTTAGTATAATAACTTCACTGGTCTGTACTCTTTTTCTGTCTCTCGTCAGTTTAGTGACCGAGAATACATATATTGATAATTATATGCAGTATGTTATGGTTGGGGTAACTATGGTTAGTATTTTTATTGGTAGTGTGTATGCCACACAAAAAGCTTCATCTAGGGGAATGGTTATCGGCATTATGATTGGATTCATCTATGTTTTAATTTCTGTAGGTATCGGTATGGAAATGAGTCAAGAATCTATTTCACCATTTGTTTTAGCAAATAAGGTTATGGCCGGGATTGCAGTTGGAATTTTGGGTGGTATAGTAGGAGTAAACTTGTAA
- the ppaX gene encoding pyrophosphatase PpaX, with protein sequence MLYKAVLFDLDGTVLDTSDLIISSFKHTFRKHYNRELADSEIYEFFGKTLRTAMEYLGPDQVEELIKTYREYSLKNHDQMITTFNGVVEALQSLYEAGIVMAIVTSKTESTALRGLKLFNLDHYFSVIIGADQCQNHKPHPEPVLAALSKLQVEPEECLMVGDSSFDLISARQANVKTAAVRWSRVAWETILVEEPDYILGNMSDLLPICGIK encoded by the coding sequence TTGTTATATAAAGCAGTGTTATTTGATTTAGATGGAACTGTTCTTGACACATCCGATTTAATTATTAGCTCTTTTAAGCATACTTTTCGAAAACATTATAATAGGGAACTTGCTGATAGTGAGATTTATGAGTTTTTTGGTAAAACACTACGCACTGCAATGGAATATTTAGGTCCGGATCAAGTGGAAGAATTGATTAAGACTTATAGGGAATATAGTTTAAAGAATCATGATCAAATGATTACCACTTTTAATGGAGTAGTAGAGGCACTACAATCGTTATATGAGGCGGGGATTGTTATGGCTATTGTTACATCGAAGACAGAAAGTACAGCCTTACGCGGCTTAAAATTGTTTAATCTCGATCATTATTTCTCAGTTATTATTGGTGCAGATCAGTGTCAGAATCATAAACCTCATCCAGAACCTGTCCTCGCAGCGCTATCCAAATTGCAAGTTGAACCAGAGGAATGCTTGATGGTAGGTGATAGCTCTTTTGATTTGATAAGTGCTAGACAAGCTAATGTGAAAACGGCTGCTGTGCGGTGGTCGCGAGTTGCTTGGGAAACAATTTTAGTTGAAGAACCAGACTACATACTGGGGAATATGTCTGATTTATTACCGATTTGTGGCATTAAATAG